In Rhizobium gallicum bv. gallicum R602sp, the following proteins share a genomic window:
- a CDS encoding precorrin-3B C(17)-methyltransferase, with protein sequence MSGILFVIGTGPGNPEQMTPEAHSAVSASTDFFGYGPYLDRLQLGAHQNRHPSDNREEMRRAGDALTMAAGGRKVCIVSGGDPGVFAMAAAVCEAIDTGPAQWRSIELVVVPGITAMLAVAARVGAPLGHDFCAISLSDNLKSWDIIEKRLTLAAKAGFVIALYNPVSKARPWQLGKAFELLRAHLPRQTPVIFGRAAGRPDERIIIQPLGDAHASVADMATCIIIGSPETRIISGGGRPELVYTPRSMAGGNK encoded by the coding sequence ATGAGTGGAATCCTGTTTGTCATTGGCACTGGTCCTGGCAACCCAGAGCAGATGACGCCGGAAGCGCATTCAGCCGTTTCGGCATCGACCGATTTCTTCGGCTATGGTCCCTATCTCGACCGGCTGCAGCTCGGCGCCCATCAAAACCGTCACCCCTCTGACAATCGCGAGGAGATGAGGCGGGCAGGGGATGCTTTGACGATGGCGGCAGGCGGCCGCAAGGTCTGTATCGTCTCCGGCGGCGATCCCGGTGTTTTCGCCATGGCCGCGGCAGTCTGCGAGGCAATCGACACAGGTCCGGCGCAGTGGCGTTCCATCGAGCTGGTCGTCGTTCCGGGCATTACCGCAATGCTTGCGGTTGCAGCGCGTGTCGGCGCCCCGCTCGGCCACGATTTCTGCGCGATCTCACTTTCGGATAACCTCAAATCCTGGGATATCATCGAAAAGCGCCTGACATTGGCCGCCAAGGCGGGCTTCGTGATCGCGCTTTACAATCCGGTCAGCAAAGCGCGGCCCTGGCAGCTCGGCAAGGCCTTTGAGCTGCTGCGCGCACATCTGCCGCGGCAGACGCCGGTGATCTTCGGCCGCGCCGCCGGACGCCCCGATGAGCGGATCATAATTCAGCCGCTCGGTGACGCTCACGCTTCGGTGGCGGATATGGCGACCTGCATCATCATCGGTTCGCCGGAAACACGGATTATTTCTGGCGGCGGCAGGCCCGAACTCG
- a CDS encoding precorrin-2 C(20)-methyltransferase, whose translation MSRPSRLIGVGTGPGDPDLLTIKAKKAIEAADVIAYFAKQGRAGNGRAVVQHLIGPETELLPLYYPVTTEIEKSEVLYQSQITAFYDSSAAVVAAYLDAGKTVAVLSEGDPMFYGSYMHLHVRLADRYPTEVIPGISAMSGCWSLAGMPIVQGDDVLSVLPGTMAEAELTRRLGDTQAAVIMKVGRNLPKIRRALEAAGRLGQAVYVERGTMANAAMLKLAERPEGDAPYFSLVLVPGWEANR comes from the coding sequence ATGAGCAGACCCAGCCGTCTGATCGGCGTCGGCACAGGTCCAGGTGACCCGGATCTGCTGACCATCAAGGCAAAGAAGGCGATCGAAGCTGCGGACGTCATCGCTTATTTCGCCAAACAGGGCAGGGCCGGCAACGGCCGAGCGGTTGTCCAGCACCTGATCGGTCCCGAGACAGAACTGCTGCCGCTCTATTATCCGGTTACCACTGAAATCGAAAAGAGCGAAGTGCTCTATCAAAGCCAGATCACCGCCTTCTACGATAGTTCTGCAGCCGTGGTCGCAGCCTACCTCGATGCGGGAAAAACCGTTGCGGTCCTCAGCGAAGGCGATCCGATGTTCTACGGATCTTATATGCACCTGCATGTGCGCCTCGCCGATCGCTATCCTACCGAGGTGATCCCGGGCATCAGCGCCATGTCCGGTTGCTGGTCGCTTGCCGGCATGCCGATCGTCCAAGGCGACGATGTGCTTTCCGTTCTGCCGGGCACCATGGCGGAAGCAGAACTGACGCGGCGGCTTGGCGATACCCAGGCAGCCGTCATTATGAAGGTCGGCCGCAATCTTCCGAAGATTCGCCGCGCTCTTGAAGCGGCTGGGCGTCTCGGCCAAGCCGTCTATGTCGAGCGTGGGACGATGGCGAATGCCGCCATGCTGAAGCTTGCGGAACGGCCGGAGGGTGACGCGCCGTATTTCTCGCTTGTGCTGGTGCCAGGCTGGGAGGCAAACCGATGA
- a CDS encoding precorrin-8X methylmutase has translation MPDYDYIRSGEAIYERSFAIIRSEADLSRFSPDEAEIAVRMIHACGLVEAATHFDFSADFVFAARGALKKGAPIFCDAEMVAHGITRARLPQRNDVICTLRDPRTPKMAEASGNTRSAAAIDLWVDRLAGSVVAIGNAPTALFHLLELLRGGAPKPAAIIGMPVGFVGAAESKDALAENSYGVPFAIVRGRLGGSAMTAAAINALARSGL, from the coding sequence ATGCCAGATTACGATTATATCCGCAGCGGCGAGGCGATCTACGAGCGCTCCTTTGCGATTATCCGCAGCGAAGCGGACCTCTCGCGCTTTTCGCCGGACGAGGCCGAGATTGCCGTGCGCATGATTCATGCCTGCGGGCTGGTCGAAGCCGCCACACATTTCGACTTCTCTGCGGATTTCGTCTTTGCAGCGCGCGGCGCGCTCAAAAAAGGCGCGCCAATCTTCTGCGACGCAGAGATGGTGGCGCATGGAATCACACGCGCCAGGCTGCCACAAAGGAATGACGTGATCTGCACTTTGCGCGACCCGCGCACCCCGAAAATGGCAGAAGCAAGCGGCAACACGCGTTCGGCGGCGGCCATCGACCTTTGGGTCGATCGTCTGGCCGGAAGCGTTGTCGCGATAGGCAATGCTCCAACGGCACTTTTCCACCTTCTTGAACTGCTGCGCGGCGGCGCACCAAAGCCGGCTGCCATCATCGGCATGCCGGTCGGCTTCGTAGGCGCGGCAGAATCCAAGGACGCGTTGGCGGAAAATTCTTATGGCGTGCCCTTTGCGATCGTTCGCGGCCGCCTCGGCGGCAGTGCGATGACGGCGGCCGCAATCAACGCGCTGGCGAGGTCGGGACTATGA